A genomic region of Chelonia mydas isolate rCheMyd1 chromosome 9, rCheMyd1.pri.v2, whole genome shotgun sequence contains the following coding sequences:
- the LOC102945962 gene encoding P2Y purinoceptor 3 → MRNKTVNNASEEVLCPLEESYKHILLPFAYSVVFMLGLLLNGAMLWLCCCHTKEWTCTAIYLVNLAAADLLYIFSLPLLIVNYAMEDIWLFGELLCKTVRFLFYNNLYGSILLLTCISVHRFLGIYYPIRSLAYKTRRLAVIGTAISWILVLLQLLPSLIYARTGFINNRTVCYDLTSPDNFSNYYLYGMVLTMSGFLCPFLIILICYCLIIRSLIQSTGNTSLTSSAARAKSIRTILLVCGLFAVCLVPFHITRTIYLYVWVHWKADCHLLQGATLFYKIWRPLVGLNSCFSPLLYFLSGQTNTVRQILERRLHKVDPLPRPTVKGKGSVAPRGTPPLAVE, encoded by the coding sequence ATGCGGAACAAAACAGTGAATAATGCATCGGAAGAAGTCCTGTGCCCCCTAGAAGAGAGCTATAAGCACATCTTACTCCCCTTTGCATACAGCGTTGTGTTTATGCTGGGGCTTCTCCTAAATGGTGCTATGCTGTGGCTGTGCTGCTGCCACACCAAGGAATGGACGTGCACCGCTATCTACCTGGTGAACCTGGCTGCGGCTGATCTGCTCTACATCTTCTCTCTGCCCCTGCTCATCGTCAATTATGCCATGGAGGACATCTGGCTCTTTGGAGAGCTGCTCTGCAAAACGGTACGTTTCTTATTTTACAACAATCTGTATGGCAGCATCTTGCTGCTGACTTGCATAAGTGTCCACCGCTTTCTGGGGATTTACTACCCCATCCGGTCACTGGCTTATAAGACCAGACGACTAGCTGTCATTGGCACGGCTATATCCTGGATACTGGTACTCCTTCAACTCTTGCCCAGCTTGATCTATGCTCGCACTGGCTTCATCAATAACCGTACGGTCTGCTATGATCTGACTAGCCCTGATAATTTCAGCAACTATTACCTCTATGGTATGGTTCTAACCATGTCTGGTTTCCTCTGTCCTTTTCTTATCATCTTAATCTGCTACTGTTTGATCATCAGAAGCTTGATTCAAAGCACTGGTAACACCAGCCTCACAAGCAGCGCTGCCCGGGCTAAATCAATCCGGACCATCCTGCTAGTCTGTGGGCTTTTTGCAGTTTGCTTAGTTCCTTTCCATATCACTCGTACCATCTACCTTTACGTCTGGGTCCATTGGAAAGCTGACTGCCATCTCTTACAAGGAGCTACCCTATTTTACAAGATTTGGAGGCCACTGGTGGGCCTTAACAGTTGCTTTTCCCCACTCTTGTATTTTCTTTCTGGCCAAACCAACACAGTCAGACAGATTCTGGAACGGAGGCTGCATAAAGTGGATCCCCTTCCTAGGCCTACAGTGAAGGGTAAGGGGTCAGTGGCACCCAGGGGGACTCCTCCCCTTGCTGTGGAATGA